A genomic segment from Micromonospora echinaurantiaca encodes:
- a CDS encoding type II toxin-antitoxin system PemK/MazF family toxin has protein sequence MLRRGEVWRISGARERFGLVISSDVYNSTDVPIVIVAEVVEESLLRDSPLAVPMGGFVVMPDRLSSPMKKWFTECVDVADTETMQRVGRALRILQQL, from the coding sequence GTGCTGCGTAGGGGCGAGGTATGGCGCATCTCCGGCGCCCGCGAGCGGTTCGGCCTGGTGATCAGCTCCGACGTCTACAACTCCACCGACGTGCCCATCGTGATCGTCGCCGAGGTGGTCGAGGAGTCGCTGCTGCGCGACTCGCCCCTGGCGGTGCCGATGGGCGGCTTCGTGGTGATGCCGGACCGGCTCTCCTCGCCGATGAAGAAGTGGTTCACCGAGTGCGTCGACGTCGCCGACACCGAGACCATGCAGCGGGTCGGCCGGGCGTTGCGGATCCTGCAACAGCTCTGA
- a CDS encoding FAD-dependent oxidoreductase: MSEHILIVGNGMAGARLASELHARGGDRKVTVLGAEPHRAYNRIMLSTLLAGKVGEPDVELAEVAGQGVDLRTGVAVTAIDRDARAVRTADGDRIGYDHLVLATGSRAIVPPLPGLDGDRLPPRVAAFRTLDDCRRILAVARGARSALVLGGGLLGLEAARGLAARGLDVGVVHPVPYLMERQLDPAGAAVLADTLAGLGVTTHLAVAATGLAADADGVTLTLADGRTLTADLLVLSCGVRPDTALAAAAGLAVERGVLVDDRLRTSDRRISAIGDCAQHDGTLTGLVAPAWAQARVVAQVLTGEDPLARYRPRPVVTRLKAAGIDLAAMGEPEGGEAGEELTFADPVRGTYARLRIRDERLTGAILLGDNPAVGTVIQLFDRGQPVPADRRSLLLGRALGAPASPAASPALMPDAATVCQCNNVSKGALVGCWRSGARTVDAVVAATRAGTGCGGCRDAVAGIVDWLSEVDSVEVAR; encoded by the coding sequence ATGAGCGAGCACATCTTGATCGTCGGCAACGGGATGGCCGGCGCACGGCTCGCCAGCGAGCTGCACGCCCGGGGCGGGGACCGCAAGGTCACCGTGCTCGGCGCGGAGCCGCACCGGGCGTACAACCGGATCATGCTGTCCACCCTGCTCGCCGGGAAGGTCGGCGAGCCGGACGTGGAGCTGGCCGAGGTCGCCGGTCAGGGCGTCGACCTGCGGACCGGGGTGGCGGTGACCGCCATCGACCGGGACGCACGCGCCGTACGCACCGCCGACGGCGACCGGATCGGCTACGACCACCTGGTGCTGGCCACCGGCAGCCGGGCCATCGTGCCGCCGCTGCCCGGGCTGGACGGCGACCGGCTGCCCCCGCGGGTCGCGGCGTTCCGCACCCTGGACGACTGCCGGCGGATCCTCGCCGTGGCCCGCGGTGCGCGGAGCGCCCTGGTGCTCGGCGGCGGGCTGCTCGGCCTGGAGGCGGCCCGCGGGCTCGCCGCCCGGGGGCTCGACGTCGGCGTGGTGCACCCGGTGCCGTACCTGATGGAGCGGCAGCTCGACCCGGCCGGTGCGGCGGTGCTCGCCGACACGCTCGCCGGCCTCGGCGTGACCACCCACCTCGCGGTGGCGGCCACCGGGCTGGCGGCGGACGCCGACGGGGTCACCCTGACGCTGGCCGACGGCCGGACGCTCACCGCCGACCTGCTGGTGCTCTCCTGCGGCGTACGCCCCGACACGGCGCTCGCCGCGGCGGCCGGGCTGGCCGTGGAGCGGGGCGTGCTGGTGGACGACCGGCTGCGTACCAGCGACCGGCGGATCTCCGCGATCGGCGACTGCGCCCAGCACGACGGCACCCTGACCGGGCTGGTCGCGCCGGCCTGGGCGCAGGCCCGGGTGGTGGCGCAGGTGCTCACCGGGGAGGACCCGCTGGCCCGCTACCGGCCCCGGCCGGTGGTGACCCGGCTCAAGGCCGCCGGCATCGACCTGGCCGCGATGGGCGAGCCGGAGGGCGGCGAGGCCGGCGAGGAACTGACCTTCGCCGACCCGGTCCGCGGCACGTACGCCCGGCTGCGGATCCGCGACGAGCGGCTGACCGGCGCGATCCTGCTCGGCGACAACCCGGCGGTCGGCACCGTGATCCAGCTCTTCGACCGGGGTCAGCCGGTGCCGGCCGACCGCCGGTCCCTGCTGCTCGGCCGGGCCCTCGGCGCACCCGCGTCGCCGGCCGCGTCGCCAGCCCTGATGCCGGACGCGGCGACCGTGTGCCAGTGCAACAACGTCAGCAAGGGCGCGCTGGTGGGCTGCTGGCGCTCCGGCGCCCGGACGGTCGACGCGGTGGTGGCGGCCACCCGGGCCGGCACCGGCTGCGGCGGCTGCCGGGACGCGGTCGCCGGCATCGTCGACTGGCTCTCCGAAGTGGATTCAGTGGAGGTGGCGCGATGA
- a CDS encoding DUF6364 family protein, with protein MTAKVTLSFSDETIEEARRFAKREGLSLSAWMDQAAREKALREVFTAHAAAVGRAGLDLESAALADAREVGMVDDVLFGGPPRAA; from the coding sequence ATGACAGCCAAGGTGACCCTGTCGTTCTCCGACGAGACGATCGAGGAGGCCCGCCGGTTCGCCAAGCGCGAGGGCCTCTCGCTCTCCGCCTGGATGGACCAGGCGGCCCGGGAGAAGGCGCTGCGCGAGGTCTTCACCGCGCACGCCGCCGCCGTTGGCCGGGCCGGGCTGGATCTGGAGTCCGCCGCCCTGGCCGACGCGCGTGAGGTGGGCATGGTCGACGACGTGCTCTTCGGCGGGCCCCCGCGTGCTGCGTAG
- a CDS encoding methyltransferase domain-containing protein, with the protein MSVAEAFDAVAGSYDEARRRLVPCFDDFYGTAAEVAAPPLRAALAAGRTPEVLDLGAGTGLLSLLLTAAVPGVRVTLVDAAPAMLAVAADQLRARGVPHRTVRADLTDPLPDGRYDAVVSALAIHHLDDAGKRDLYARAARVLAPGGVLVNAEQVAGPTPELDRRYHEVWLARVAELGSDRAEIDAALGRMAYDRPAPVADQCGWLAEAGLVDVDCFFKQWRFAVFGGRRESVR; encoded by the coding sequence ATGAGTGTCGCGGAGGCCTTCGACGCGGTGGCGGGCAGCTACGACGAGGCCCGCCGGCGGTTGGTGCCCTGCTTCGACGACTTCTACGGCACCGCCGCCGAGGTGGCCGCGCCGCCGCTGCGGGCGGCCCTGGCGGCGGGGCGTACGCCCGAGGTGCTCGACCTGGGCGCCGGCACCGGGCTGCTCTCGCTGCTGCTCACCGCCGCCGTGCCGGGCGTCCGGGTGACCCTGGTCGACGCCGCACCGGCGATGCTCGCCGTCGCCGCCGACCAGTTGCGCGCCCGGGGCGTGCCGCACCGGACGGTGCGCGCCGACCTGACCGACCCGCTGCCCGACGGGCGGTACGACGCGGTGGTCAGCGCGCTGGCCATCCACCACCTCGACGACGCCGGCAAGCGCGACCTCTACGCCCGGGCGGCCCGGGTGCTGGCTCCCGGTGGCGTGCTCGTGAACGCCGAGCAGGTCGCCGGCCCGACGCCGGAACTGGACCGGCGCTACCACGAGGTCTGGCTGGCGCGGGTCGCCGAGCTCGGCTCCGACCGGGCCGAGATCGACGCGGCGCTGGGCCGGATGGCGTACGACCGGCCGGCGCCGGTCGCCGACCAGTGCGGCTGGCTGGCCGAGGCGGGCCTGGTGGACGTGGACTGCTTCTTCAAGCAGTGGCGGTTTGCCGTGTTCGGCGGCCGGCGCGAATCGGTACGCTAA
- the nirB gene encoding nitrite reductase large subunit NirB → MSAGRLVVVGNGMVGQRFVDALRARDPQGRWRVTVLAEERRPAYDRVRLSAFFDGVSADELDLHTPHPGVELRLGEPATAIDRDRRVVTTASGEYPYDALVLATGSSAFVPPVDGATLPGVFVYRTLDDLAAIREHARGRHTGAVIGGGLLGLEAANALRLLGLATSVVEFAPRLMPVQVDTAGGAMLRRYVDELGVATHLGTATTAIRSGPDGTAAGLELADGGTVDADLVVVAAGIRPRDELARAAGLPLGPRGGVLVDGTCRTADERIWAVGECAAVDGTCHGLVAPGYAMAEVVADRLVGGAATFPGADTATKLKLLGVDVASFGDAHGATPGCLDVTFTDPATRVYAKLVLSDDAQTLLGGVLVGDASAYPTLRASVGGPLPAPPLALLAPEGSAGAGAGTLPATAQVCSCNAVTRADIDGAIAGGCADVPALKACTRAGTSCGSCVPMLKQLLDAAGVRQSTALCEHFDASRQELFDIVRVRGIRTFSRLVAEHGRGRGCDICKPVVASILASLGSGHVLDGEQASLQDTNDHFLANLQRDGSYSVVPRIPGGEITPEKLIVIGEVARDFQLYTKITGGQRIDLFGARVEQLPRIWRRLVDAGFESGHAYGKALRTVKSCVGSTWCRYGVQDSVGLAIALELRYRGLRAPHKIKSAVSGCARECAEARSKDFGIIATETGWNLYVGGNGGFRPRHADLFATDLSTEALTTLIDRFLMYYIRTADRLQRTAAWIEAMDGGLDHLRSVIVDDSLGLCAELDAAMARHVESYSDEWRDVLDDPDRLRRFTSFVNAPEVPDPSITFALERGQPVPAGGAPAAEGRQPVTLGMPRVRR, encoded by the coding sequence GTGAGCGCCGGCAGGCTGGTGGTCGTCGGCAACGGCATGGTCGGGCAGCGCTTCGTCGACGCGCTGCGGGCCCGGGACCCGCAGGGCCGGTGGCGGGTGACGGTGCTCGCCGAGGAGCGCCGCCCGGCGTACGACCGGGTGCGGCTCTCGGCGTTCTTCGACGGGGTGAGCGCCGACGAACTGGACCTGCACACCCCGCATCCCGGGGTCGAGCTGCGGCTCGGCGAGCCGGCCACCGCGATCGACCGGGACCGGCGGGTGGTGACCACGGCATCCGGCGAGTACCCGTACGACGCGCTGGTGCTGGCCACCGGCTCGTCCGCCTTCGTGCCGCCGGTCGACGGCGCGACCCTGCCCGGGGTCTTCGTCTACCGCACCCTGGACGACCTGGCGGCGATCCGGGAGCACGCCCGCGGCCGGCACACCGGCGCGGTGATCGGCGGTGGCCTGCTCGGGCTGGAGGCGGCGAACGCGCTGCGCCTGCTCGGCCTGGCCACCAGCGTGGTCGAGTTCGCGCCCCGGCTGATGCCGGTGCAGGTCGACACGGCCGGCGGGGCGATGCTCCGCCGCTACGTCGACGAGCTGGGCGTGGCCACCCACCTCGGTACCGCCACCACCGCGATCCGGTCCGGCCCGGACGGCACCGCCGCCGGCCTGGAGCTGGCCGACGGCGGCACGGTCGACGCCGACCTGGTGGTGGTGGCGGCCGGCATCCGCCCCCGCGACGAGCTGGCCCGGGCGGCCGGCCTGCCGCTCGGCCCGCGCGGCGGAGTGCTGGTCGACGGCACCTGCCGGACGGCCGACGAGCGAATCTGGGCGGTCGGCGAGTGCGCCGCCGTCGACGGCACCTGCCACGGCCTGGTCGCCCCCGGCTACGCGATGGCCGAGGTGGTGGCCGACCGGCTGGTCGGTGGCGCGGCCACCTTCCCCGGCGCGGACACCGCCACCAAGCTGAAGCTGCTCGGCGTGGACGTGGCCTCGTTCGGCGACGCACACGGCGCCACCCCCGGCTGCCTGGACGTCACGTTCACCGACCCGGCCACCCGGGTCTACGCCAAGCTGGTCCTCTCCGACGACGCGCAGACGCTGCTCGGCGGGGTGCTGGTCGGCGACGCGAGCGCCTACCCGACGCTGCGGGCCAGCGTCGGCGGGCCGCTGCCCGCTCCCCCGCTGGCGCTGCTCGCCCCCGAGGGTTCGGCGGGCGCGGGGGCCGGCACGCTGCCCGCCACCGCCCAGGTCTGCTCGTGCAACGCGGTGACCCGCGCCGACATCGACGGCGCGATCGCCGGCGGCTGCGCGGACGTGCCGGCGCTGAAGGCGTGCACCCGGGCCGGCACCAGCTGCGGCTCCTGCGTGCCGATGCTCAAGCAACTGCTGGACGCGGCCGGGGTCCGGCAGTCGACGGCGCTCTGCGAGCACTTCGACGCCAGCCGGCAGGAGCTGTTCGACATCGTCCGGGTGCGGGGCATCCGCACCTTCTCCCGGTTGGTCGCCGAGCACGGCCGGGGTCGCGGCTGCGACATCTGCAAGCCGGTGGTCGCCTCGATCCTCGCCTCGCTCGGCAGCGGGCACGTGCTCGACGGCGAGCAGGCGTCGTTGCAGGACACCAACGACCACTTCCTGGCCAACCTGCAGCGCGACGGCAGCTACTCGGTGGTGCCGCGGATCCCCGGCGGCGAGATCACCCCGGAGAAGCTCATCGTGATCGGCGAGGTGGCCCGGGACTTCCAGCTCTACACGAAGATCACCGGCGGGCAGCGGATCGACCTGTTCGGCGCCCGGGTCGAGCAGCTGCCGCGGATCTGGCGGCGGTTGGTGGACGCCGGCTTCGAGTCCGGCCACGCGTACGGCAAGGCGCTGCGCACGGTGAAGTCCTGCGTCGGCTCCACCTGGTGCCGGTACGGGGTGCAGGACTCGGTCGGGCTGGCCATCGCGCTGGAGCTGCGCTACCGCGGACTGCGCGCCCCACACAAGATCAAGTCAGCGGTCTCCGGCTGCGCCCGGGAGTGCGCCGAGGCCCGCAGCAAGGACTTCGGCATCATCGCCACCGAGACCGGCTGGAACCTCTACGTCGGCGGCAACGGGGGCTTCCGGCCCCGGCACGCCGACCTGTTCGCCACCGACCTGTCCACCGAGGCGCTGACCACGCTGATCGACCGGTTCCTGATGTACTACATCCGCACCGCCGACCGGCTGCAACGCACCGCCGCCTGGATCGAGGCGATGGACGGCGGCCTGGACCACCTGCGGTCGGTGATCGTGGACGACTCACTCGGCCTCTGCGCCGAACTGGACGCGGCGATGGCCCGGCACGTCGAGTCCTACTCGGACGAGTGGCGCGACGTGCTCGACGACCCGGACCGGCTGCGCCGGTTCACCTCCTTCGTGAACGCCCCCGAGGTGCCCGACCCGTCGATCACCTTCGCGCTCGAACGGGGCCAGCCGGTCCCGGCGGGGGGCGCGCCGGCCGCCGAGGGTCGGCAGCCGGTCACGCTCGGGATGCCGCGGGTGCGGCGATGA
- the nirD gene encoding nitrite reductase small subunit NirD, with protein MTTMTSTAPLPTAATRAWTPVCPLDRLEPDRGVAALVDGVQVALFRTAGELFALDNLDPVGGAYVLSRGIVGSRGGVPTVASPLHKQAYDLRTGACLDLPGVSVARHDVRCRAGVVEVRLRQEG; from the coding sequence ATGACCACGATGACCAGCACCGCCCCGCTGCCGACCGCCGCGACCCGCGCCTGGACCCCGGTCTGCCCGCTCGACCGGCTGGAGCCCGACCGGGGCGTCGCGGCCCTGGTCGACGGCGTACAGGTGGCGCTCTTCCGCACCGCCGGCGAACTGTTCGCCCTCGACAACCTCGATCCGGTCGGCGGGGCGTACGTGCTGTCGCGGGGGATCGTGGGCAGCCGGGGCGGGGTGCCCACCGTCGCCTCGCCGCTGCACAAGCAGGCGTACGACCTGCGTACGGGGGCCTGCCTCGACCTGCCGGGGGTGTCCGTGGCCCGGCACGACGTGCGCTGCCGCGCCGGAGTGGTCGAGGTGCGGCTGCGACAGGAGGGGTGA
- a CDS encoding molybdopterin oxidoreductase family protein — MTDGARSATRPGSAPREVATHCPYCALQCGMTLREETGRVTVLPRQFPTNRGGLCQKGWTAAELLDHPQRLTTPLLRDPTTGELRPASWAAALDRIVTGIRAVQHGHGPDAVAVFGGGGLTNEKAYALGKFARVALRTRHIDYNGRFCMSSAAAAGLRAFGVDRGLPFPLADLGRADTLLLVGANPAETMPPLVRWLTEQRERGGRLIVVDPRVTATARLADLHLQPLPGTDLAVANALLHIALTEGWVDRAYVDTRTTGFPAVRRSVAGWWPARAEALSGVPVADLEATARALGTAERAIILTARGAEQHAKGVDTVTGFVNLALALGLPGRPGSGYGCLTGQGNGQGGREHGQKADQLPGYRRIDDPAAREHVAGVWGVPPDELPGPGVPAYQLLDSLGTPAGPRALLVFGSNPVVSAPRAAQVESRLRDLDLLVVADFLLSETAALADVVLPTAQWAEEDGTMTNLEGRVLRRRALREPPPGVRTDLAVLAELAARLAAPGDDGGNEATDRFPTDPRTVFAELRRASAGGPADYAGVSWERIDAADGVWWPCPDEDGPDTPRFFADRFATPDGRARFHPVEHRPAAEEVCPEYPLHFTTGRVLAQYQSGTQTRRVAALRRAAPSAFVELHPDLADRLGVADGEPVRVVSRRGELRAPARLSPGIRPDTVFAPFHWGGAGRANSVTNDAVDPVSGMPEFKICAVRVERVVEP, encoded by the coding sequence ATGACAGACGGTGCACGGTCGGCGACTCGGCCGGGGTCCGCGCCCCGGGAGGTGGCCACGCACTGCCCGTACTGCGCCCTCCAGTGCGGAATGACGCTGCGCGAGGAGACCGGCCGGGTGACCGTGCTGCCCCGGCAGTTCCCCACCAACCGCGGCGGCCTCTGCCAGAAGGGCTGGACCGCCGCCGAGCTGCTCGACCACCCGCAGCGGCTGACCACCCCGCTGCTGCGCGACCCGACCACCGGCGAGTTGCGCCCGGCCAGCTGGGCCGCCGCGCTGGACCGGATCGTCACCGGCATCCGCGCCGTCCAGCATGGACACGGTCCGGACGCGGTCGCCGTCTTCGGCGGCGGCGGGCTCACCAACGAGAAGGCGTACGCGCTGGGCAAGTTCGCCCGGGTGGCGCTGCGTACCCGGCACATCGACTACAACGGCCGGTTCTGCATGTCCTCCGCGGCGGCGGCCGGGCTGCGCGCCTTCGGCGTCGACCGGGGTCTGCCGTTCCCGCTGGCCGACCTCGGGCGGGCCGACACGCTGCTGCTGGTCGGCGCGAACCCGGCGGAGACCATGCCCCCGCTGGTGCGCTGGCTGACCGAGCAGCGCGAACGCGGCGGCCGGCTGATCGTGGTCGACCCCCGGGTCACCGCCACCGCCCGGCTGGCCGACCTGCACCTGCAACCGCTGCCCGGCACCGACCTGGCGGTGGCCAACGCGCTGCTGCACATCGCGCTCACCGAAGGCTGGGTCGACCGGGCGTACGTCGACACCCGCACCACCGGCTTCCCGGCGGTGCGGCGCAGCGTGGCGGGCTGGTGGCCGGCCCGCGCCGAGGCGCTCTCCGGGGTGCCGGTGGCCGACCTGGAGGCGACCGCCCGGGCGCTCGGCACCGCCGAGCGGGCGATCATCCTCACCGCGCGCGGCGCCGAACAGCACGCCAAGGGCGTGGACACGGTCACCGGCTTCGTGAACCTGGCGCTCGCCCTCGGCCTGCCCGGCCGCCCCGGCTCCGGCTACGGCTGCCTCACCGGGCAGGGCAACGGGCAGGGCGGCCGGGAACATGGGCAGAAGGCCGACCAGCTCCCCGGCTACCGGCGGATCGACGACCCGGCCGCCCGGGAGCACGTCGCCGGGGTCTGGGGGGTGCCGCCCGACGAGCTGCCCGGGCCGGGCGTGCCGGCGTACCAACTGCTGGACTCGCTGGGCACCCCGGCCGGACCGAGGGCGCTGCTGGTCTTCGGCTCCAACCCGGTGGTCTCCGCGCCCCGCGCCGCCCAGGTCGAGAGCCGGCTGCGCGACCTCGACCTGCTGGTGGTCGCCGACTTCCTGCTCTCCGAGACGGCCGCCCTCGCCGACGTGGTGCTGCCCACTGCCCAGTGGGCCGAGGAGGACGGCACCATGACCAACCTGGAGGGTCGGGTGCTGCGTCGCCGGGCGCTGCGCGAACCGCCTCCGGGCGTCCGCACCGACCTGGCCGTGCTGGCCGAGCTCGCGGCCCGGCTCGCCGCCCCCGGCGACGACGGCGGGAACGAGGCGACGGACCGCTTCCCGACCGACCCGCGGACCGTCTTCGCCGAGCTTCGCCGGGCCTCGGCCGGCGGCCCCGCCGACTACGCCGGGGTGAGCTGGGAGCGGATCGACGCCGCCGACGGGGTCTGGTGGCCCTGCCCGGACGAGGACGGCCCGGACACCCCCCGCTTCTTCGCCGACCGCTTCGCCACCCCGGACGGGCGGGCGCGGTTCCACCCGGTCGAGCACCGGCCGGCGGCCGAGGAGGTCTGCCCCGAGTACCCGCTGCACTTCACCACCGGCCGGGTGCTCGCCCAGTACCAGTCCGGCACCCAGACCCGGCGGGTGGCGGCGCTGCGCCGGGCCGCCCCGAGCGCCTTCGTCGAGCTGCACCCCGACCTGGCCGACCGGCTCGGGGTGGCCGACGGCGAGCCGGTCCGGGTGGTCTCCCGCCGGGGCGAGCTGCGGGCGCCGGCCCGGCTCAGCCCGGGCATCCGCCCGGACACCGTCTTCGCCCCGTTCCACTGGGGCGGCGCCGGGCGGGCCAACTCGGTCACCAACGACGCGGTGGACCCGGTCTCCGGGATGCCGGAATTCAAGATCTGCGCCGTCCGGGTGGAAAGGGTGGTGGAGCCATGA